The following proteins come from a genomic window of Coffea arabica cultivar ET-39 chromosome 11c, Coffea Arabica ET-39 HiFi, whole genome shotgun sequence:
- the LOC113716683 gene encoding tropinone reductase-like 1 yields MSSNPRVASSSKRLDGKVAIITGGASGIGAAAARLFHSNGAKVVVADIQDNLGQAIAKELGKNACYIHCDVSQEDQIIDLIDTTIAKYGQLDIMYNNAGITEGSKIAILQTSKSDLDRVIGVNLVGSFLGAKHAARVMIPQRRGCVLFTASASVNIAGLGPHAYAVTKHAIAGLAKNLSAELGQHGIRVNCVSPYAAMTGIAGGNYSEEYIAQMQMFVNAVANLKGKTLTADDVAQAALYLASDEAGYVSGLNLVVDGGFSVVNPSMMNAAAQAKLHQK; encoded by the coding sequence GCTAGATGGTAAGGTGGCAATTATCACCGGAGGTGCCAGCGGTATAGGAGCAGCTGCGGCTCGGCTCTTTCATAGCAATGGTGCTAAAGTTGTAGTAGCCGATATCCAAGACAATCTAGGCCAAGCAATTGCCAAGGAGCTTGGCAAAAATGCATGCTACATTCACTGTGATGTATCACAAGAGGACCAAATTATTGATCTTATCGATACCACCATAGCCAAATACGGCCAACTTGACATCATGTACAACAATGCTGGAATCACTGAAGGGTCCAAAATTGCTATTCTGCAAACGTCAAAGTCAGATTTGGACCGGGTTATTGGTGTAAATTTGGTGGGCTCATTTTTAGGAGCCAAGCATGCTGCAAGAGTCATGATACCCCAGCGCAGGGGATGCGTATTGTTCACAGCCAGCGCCTCCGTCAATATAGCTGGTCTTGGACCTCATGCCTATGCAGTCACTAAGCATGCAATTGCAGGTCTAGCTAAAAATTTGTCAGCTGAGCTTGGTCAACATGGTATACGAGTCAACTGTGTCTCCCCTTATGCCGCAATGACTGGCATAGCAGGAGGGAATTATTCTGAAGAGTATATTGCACAAATGCAGATGTTTGTAAATGCAGTGGCTAATCTTAAAGGGAAGACTTTGACAGCAGATGATGTTGCTCAAGCTGCACTGTACTTGGCAAGCGATGAAGCTGGTTATGTAAGTGGACTGAATCTTGTAGTTGACGGAGGTTTCAGCGTTGTTAATCCTTCCATGATGAATGCTGCGGCTCAGGCCAAACTACATCAGAAATGA